A genome region from Cryptococcus neoformans var. neoformans B-3501A chromosome 8, whole genome shotgun sequence includes the following:
- a CDS encoding hypothetical protein (HMMPfam hit to PHD, PHD-finger, score: 53.6, E(): 5.3e-13), with product MANESVEGGNWGRVLICGGTDWATNGRKERSSGKVPTDLMEPHILRSLCNVKASKIITGPSANYAIILDIHGAAYLFGRPPAMVQSNGVISENTPLKISPSSVGSPKGTKWVNGAAGRSHFLLVDSNGDVWGCGNNVVGQIGVPVAMVVEKLTKVAGPWVRDPEAKVVQVTAGHTFSLFLTFTGQVYASGSSEFGQLGNGKTGERLVKAGKIAYDIEVPPRLVQGLENVKITEIASGNQHSLALDDNGYVYSWGFAGYSRLGLQDQKDRLLPTIVPSFAGNNELTRARSIACGPTSSTVVDRQNMILIAGKWKLSGDGSTGQPYTRFKHIQDVMACKVIKTSSGGCTHFITTPDPEGGVMTVGFGQGVLYGELGLGSDSAKSATKPQKIIPLSGVDMIDVVGGAFFTLFLARPNSALSDLDRYPLHINSASLCLVCNTDHEQDAPLECERCDQPYHIGCLSPPLSAVPEGEWFCPECALEADAGPDEPFKPALGITIPKLANGKKGAKQDVVESRGNPEAAVSATNGALTPSKSVKGGKRSWDEERSAQGSGKKARNSKN from the exons ATGGCCAACGAATCTGTTGAAGGGGGTAATTGGGGCCGAG TGTTGATTTGCGGAGGAACTGACTG GGCTACGAATGGTCGCAAGGAACGATCTTCTGGAAAAGT GCCTACGGATCTGATGGAACCCCATATTCTGAGGTCTCTATGTAATGTCAAAGCGAGTAAAATTATCACTGGTCCGTCGGCCAACTATGCCATTATATTAGATA TCCATGGCGCAGCCTATCTCTTTGGTCGCCCTCCAGCTATGGTCCAATCCAATGGGGTCATCTCTGAAAACACACCTTTGAAGATATCTCCTTCGTCAGTTGGATCACCAAAGGGAACTAAATGGGTTAATGGGGCTGCTGGAAGGAGTCATTTCCTTTTGGTGGACAGTAACGGAGATGTATGGGGTTGTGGTAACAATGTTGTTGGACAAATTGGCGTG CCCGTTGCCATGGTCGTGGAGAAATTGACCAAAGTCGCCGGACCGTGGGTTAGGGACCCCGAAGCCAAGGTCGTCCAGGTCACTGCTGGGCACACATTTTCACTTTTTCTTACCTTCACCGGTCAGGTTTACGCTTCTGGTTCAAGTGAATTTGGTCAGCTCGGAAACGGCAAAACAGGCGAACGTCTCGTGAAAGCCGGAAAGATAGCATATGACATCGAGGTTCCTCCAC GGCTTGTCCAAGGGCTTGAGAACGTCAAAATAACAGAAATTGCTTCCGGCAACCAACATTCGTTAGCTTTGGATGATAATGGATACGTCTATTCCTGGGGCTTTGCTGGCTACTCCAGGCTGGGTCTCCAAGACCAAAAAGACCG GCTGCTACCTACAATTGTCCCATCA TTTGCGGGTAACAATGAGCTGACCAGAGCGCGGTCCATAGCCTGTGGTCCTACCA GTTCCACGGTTGTGGACCGGCAGAATATGATTCTTATTGCTGGTAAATGGAAGCTCTCTGGCGATG GATCGACTGGGCAGCCTTATACTCGTTTCAA GCATATTCAAGATG TGATGGCTTGCAAAGTGATCAAGACATCGTCGGGAGGCTGTACGCACTTCATCACAACGCCTGATCCCGAGGGTGGTGTCATGACTGTAGGCTTTGGGCAAGGTGTG TTGTATGGAG AACTTGGACTGGGATCTGATAGTGCCAAGAGCGCGACCAAGCCGCAGAAGATTATTCCTCTGTCTGGCGTTGACATGATCGA CGTTGTCGGCGGCGCGTTCTTCACTCTTTTCCTCGCCCGACCCAATTCAGCGCTTTCAGACCTGGACCGGTATCCGCTACACATTAATTCGGCATCTTTATGTTTGGTCTGCAATACAGATCATGAACAGGATGCTCCATTGGAATGTGAAAGA TGCGATCAGCCTTACCATATCGGATGTCTCAGCCCACCGCTTTCTGCAGTACCCGAGGGTGAATGGTTCTGCCCGGAATGCGCCCTAGAAGCAGATGCTGGACCAGATGAGCCGTTTAAACCAGCTTTGGGTATCACTATCCCGAAACTGGCGAATGGCAAGAAAGGTGCTAAACAGGATGTAGTCGAGTCTCGTGGCAACCCTGAAGCTGCCGTCTCTGCGACTAACGGTGCTTTGACGCCGTCAAAATCTGTCAAAGGTGGTAAGAGGTCATGGGACGAGGAAAGAAGTGCGCAAG GGTCAGGCAAGAAGGCGAGGAATTCCAAGAATTAA
- a CDS encoding hypothetical protein (Match to ESTs gb|CF193509.1|CF193509, gb|CF193508.1|CF193508; HMMPfam hit to NAD_kinase, ATP-NAD kinase, score: 196.4, E(): 5.6e-56), producing the protein MSPISSDKASESFRPMREQASSVAPTTSSPHPDKISQCFVHSLFKKRCLAALLSNESQSEKTPENQTPYYEDEDEEDESLTKQLAETAQSVREMNKELGRRIVRSRIQHVLIVTKVNDNQLVSLTRELTLHLMQKSPSIPRGTNNRYGTASLGRGMVVYVDSEFEASKAFDVPGLQRDHPELFEPMISNRSSSSLSSMNTPNESSTDEGPVTSGSSTPVGEGQLRYWTYKLCSNSPHLFDLVITLGGDGTVLYTSWLFQRIVPPVLPFALGSLGFLTKFDFKDYKEIIDKVIRDGIRVSLRMRFCCTVYRTSTPGDIDGPKAKKRRIIKDGSATALKKRVHKSGWESLEDEEMDSHLSDAGSEEDVIMRHSTKPEEQFEVLNELVVDRGPNSSMSSLELFGDDYHLTTVQADGLTVSTPTGSTAYSLSAGGSLTSPQTSNILITPICPHTLSFRPVVLEDSIDIRVCVPFDSRTTAWTSFDGRSRLELKQGDHIKVTASKYPFPIILYADKSFPDWASSLSRKLRWNERERQKPYVLVEEARQQK; encoded by the exons ATGTCTCCCATCAGCTCTGATAAGGCCTCTGAATCTTTCCGCCCCATGCGAGAGCAAGCTTCTTCGGTTGCGCCCACCACTTCATCCCCACACCCCGACAAAATCTCACAGTGTTTCGTCCACTCTCTGTTCAAAAAGAGATGCCTAGCTGCCTTACTTTCAAATGAATCTCAGTCAGAAAAAACTCCTGAAAACCAGACTCCGTAttatgaagatgaagacgaagaggatgaaagtTTGACCAAGCAGCTGGCAGAGACCGCCCAAAGCGTAAGAGAGATGAATAAGGAACTTG GCAGAAGGATTGTGCGCTCTCGAATACAGCATGTTTTGATCGTCACTAAAGTGAACGACAATCAACTTGTCTCTCTTACAAGGGAGCTTACTCTCCATCTCATGCAAAAGAGCCCTTCGATACCCAGAGGAACCAACAATCGTTATGGTACAGCATCACTTGGGAGAGGCATGGTGGTCTATGTAGACTCTGAGTTTGAGGCTTCGAAGGCGTTCGATGTCCCCGGCTTGCAGCGAGACCATCCAGAACTCTTTGAGCCAATGATTAGCAATcgctcctcgtcctctctCTCGTCCATGAACACTCCAAACGAGTCTTCGACAGACGAGGGGCCAGTCACCTCTGGGTCGTCGACCCCAGTTGGTGAGGGGCAACTGAGGTACTGGACATACAAGCTTTGTTCCAACTCTCCTCACTTATTTGACCTTGTCATAACA CTCGGAGGTGATGGAACAGTGTTATATACCTCTTGGCTTTT TCAACGAATTGTTCCTCCTGTCCTTCCCTTTGCCCTTGGCTCCCTCGGCTTCTTGACCAAATTTGATTTCAAGGACTACAAAGAGATAATCGACAAGGTTATTCGTGATGGAATACGAGTCAGCCTTCGCATGCGCTTTTGCTGTACAGTATATCGCACGAGCACTCCTGGCGATATCGATGGCCCCAAGGCCAAAAAGCGTCGAATCATCAAGGACGGCAGTGCCACTGCCCTTAAGAAAAGGGTTCATAAGAGTGGCTGGGagagtttggaagatgaagaaatggacTCGCATTTGTCGGATGCTgggagtgaagaagatgtaaTCATGCGTCATTCAACGAAGCCCGAAGAACAGTTTGAAGTCCTCAATGAGCTAGTAGTGGATAGAGGTCCTAATTCATCCATGAGCTCCTTGGAGCTATTTG GTGACGACTATCACTTGACAACTGTACAAGCAGACGGGCTCACGGTTTCAACACCCACTGGTTCTACGGCCTACTCCTTATCAGCCGGTGGATCACTCACTTCCCCTCAAACATCTAACATCCTCATAACTCCAATCTGCCCTCACACGCTTTCCTTCAGACCTGTCGTCTTGGAGGATAGTATCGATATTCGGGTTTGTGTGCCCTTCGACTCGAGGACCACGGCTTGGACCAGCTTTGACGGAAGGAGTCGCCTGGAGTTGAAGC AGGGAGATCATATTAAAGTTACAGCTTCGAAATACCCGTTCCCAATTATATTATATGCCGACAAATCCTTCCCAGACTGGGCTTCTTCGCTCTCACGGAAGTTGCGATGGAACGAAAGGGAGAGACAGAAGCCATATGTGCTTGTGGAAGAAGCCCGTCAGCAGAAATAA
- a CDS encoding hypothetical protein (HMMPfam hit to Oxidored_FMN, NADH:flavin oxidoreductase / NADH oxidase family, score: 326.1, E(): 5.1e-95) codes for MTVIQSPKLFTPIQVGEYELKHRIVMAPLTRLRAETKTAIPSEWAETYYSQRASDGGLIVSEGTFIAEELRGYENVPGIYTPEQIAVWKKITSGVHSKGGRIFCQLWVLGRVADPNVIPVIYSVGTIRDDSPSYIAAPEPEGQRKPLTPVTEADMDRFIGHYIQASKNAIEAGFDGVEIHGANGYFIDQFLQTNSNDRIDQYGGSLENRMRFPLRVLNAVCDAIGPKRVGIRMSPFSEFQSMRMEDPLATFVPWAQAIVEAQPELAFIHAVEGRGILTPENEWYIQDNLNPIREVILNKGKSVRFIPAGGYMPDTAFEHAEKYPEDLIAFGRYFISNPDLPNRVRNGWPLHKYDRTTFYSQSSVGYNDYKDYKPETEALAQDEAAPKEGTTKA; via the exons ATGACAGTCATTCAATCCCCCAAGCTCTTCACCCCCATCCAGGTCGGCGAATATGAACTTAAGCACCGAATTGTCATGGCGCCTCTCACTCGATTGAGGGCTGAGACCAAGACAGCGATCCCTTCCGAATGGGCTGAAACCTATTATAGTCAACGAGCTTCTG ATGGCGGCTTGATCGTCTCTGAAGGTACTTTCATTGCTGAGGAGTTGAGGGGTTACGAGAACGTTCCTG GCATTTACACCCCAGAGCAGATCGCTgtctggaagaagatcaccTCTGGTGTGCACTCTAAGGGCGGTAGGATCTTCTGTCAACTTTGGGTCCTTGG CCGTGTCGCCGACCCCAACGTTATCCCTGTCATCTACTCTGTTGGCACTATCCGTGATGACAGCCCCTCTTACATCGCTGCTCCCGAACCGGAAGGCCAGCGGAAGCCCTTAACTCCTGTTACCGAGGCCGACATGGACCGATTCATTGGTCATTACATCCAAGCTTCCAAGAACGCTATTGAGGCCGGCTTTGACGGCGTTGAGATCCACGGTGCGAATGGTTACTTCATCGATCAGTTC cttcaaACCAACTCCAACGACCGTATCGACCAATACGGTGGCTCCCTCGAGAACCGAATGCGATTCCCCCTTCGTGTTCTTAACGCCGTCTGCGACGCCATTGGTCCCAAGCGCGTCGGTATCCGAATGTCTCCCTTCTCCGAATTCCAAAGCATGCGTATGGAGGACCCTCTCGCCACTTTTGTCCCCTGGGCTCAGGCAATCGTTGAGGCTCAGCCTGAGCTTGCCTTCATTCACGCGGTCGAGGGTAGGGGTATTTTGACCCCCGAGAACGAGTGGTACATCCAGGACAATCTGAACCCCATCAGGGAAGTCATTCTCAACAAGGGAAAGAGTGTCAGGTTTATCCCTGCTGGCGGATACATGCCCGATACTGCTTTTGAGCATGCCGAGAAATATCCTGAAGATCTTATCGCTTTCGGACGATACTTCATCT CCAACCCCGATTTGCCTAACCGCGTACGAAACGGCTGGCCTCTTCACAAGTATGACCGTACCACCTTTTACTCTCAGTCGTCTGTAGGCTACAATGA CTACAAGGACTACAAGCCGGAGACTGAGGCTCTTGCTCAGGATGAGGCCGCCCCCAAAGAGGGCACCACTAAGGCTTAA